In Zerene cesonia ecotype Mississippi chromosome 18, Zerene_cesonia_1.1, whole genome shotgun sequence, the following are encoded in one genomic region:
- the LOC119834028 gene encoding small ubiquitin-related modifier 3, with protein sequence MADEKKGESEHINLKVLGQDNAIVQFKIKKHTPLRKLMNAYCDRAGLSMQVVRFRFDGQPINENDTPTSLEMEEGDTIEVYQQQTGGTIV encoded by the exons ATGGCAGATGAAAAAAAG GGGGAAAGTGAACATATCAACTTAAAAGTATTAGGTCAAGACAATGCCATTGTTCagttcaaaataaagaaacacaCTCCACTCAGAAAGCTTATGAATGCTTACTGTGACAGAGCG GGTCTATCAATGCAAGTAGTACGATTCAGATTCGATGGACAgccaataaatgaaaatgacaCGCCAACATCACTAGAAATGGAAGAAGGTGACACAATAGAAGTGTACCAACAGCAAACCGGAGGCACCatagtgtaa